In Stenotrophomonas sp. 610A2, one DNA window encodes the following:
- the trxB gene encoding thioredoxin-disulfide reductase, producing MSTSSLPTKHSRLLILGSGPAGWTSAVYGARANLKPLVVTGLQQGGQLMTTTEVDNWPGDAHGLMGPDLMARMQAHAERFETEVVFDHIHTADLSKRPFTLTGDNAQYTADALIIATGATAKYLGIPSEEAFKGRGVSACATCDGFFYRDQDVVVVGGGNTAVEEALYLSNIARKVYLVHRRDTLKAEKIMQDKLFAKVAAGKIETVWHHQVDEVLGNDAGVTGVRVKSTLDGSTRDIEAHGFFVAIGHQPNTELFTGQLAMNNGYLEIRSGLGGNATMTSVEGVFAAGDVADQHYRQAITSAGFGCMAALDAERFLDEKGA from the coding sequence ATGAGCACTTCCAGCCTCCCGACCAAGCACTCCCGCCTGTTGATCCTCGGCTCCGGCCCCGCCGGCTGGACCTCTGCGGTCTATGGCGCGCGCGCAAACCTGAAGCCGCTGGTCGTTACCGGCCTGCAGCAGGGTGGCCAGCTGATGACCACCACCGAGGTCGACAACTGGCCGGGCGATGCACACGGTCTGATGGGCCCGGACCTGATGGCGCGCATGCAGGCGCATGCCGAGCGCTTCGAGACCGAAGTGGTGTTCGACCACATCCATACCGCCGATCTGTCCAAGCGCCCGTTCACCCTGACCGGTGACAACGCCCAGTACACCGCCGATGCGCTGATCATCGCCACCGGCGCCACTGCCAAATACCTGGGCATTCCGTCCGAGGAAGCCTTCAAGGGCCGCGGCGTGTCTGCCTGCGCCACCTGTGACGGCTTCTTCTACCGCGACCAGGACGTGGTCGTGGTCGGCGGCGGCAACACTGCCGTTGAGGAAGCGCTGTACCTGTCCAACATCGCCCGCAAGGTCTATCTGGTCCACCGCCGCGACACCTTGAAGGCGGAAAAGATCATGCAGGACAAGCTGTTCGCCAAGGTCGCCGCCGGCAAGATCGAAACCGTGTGGCACCACCAGGTCGACGAAGTGCTAGGCAATGACGCCGGCGTCACCGGCGTGCGCGTGAAGTCCACCCTGGACGGCAGCACCCGCGATATCGAAGCCCACGGCTTCTTCGTCGCCATCGGCCACCAGCCCAACACTGAGCTGTTCACCGGCCAGCTGGCAATGAACAACGGCTACCTGGAAATCCGTTCCGGCCTGGGCGGCAACGCCACCATGACCTCGGTCGAAGGCGTCTTCGCCGCCGGCGACGTTGCCGACCAGCACTACCGCCAGGCCATCACCTCGGCCGGCTTCGGCTGCATGGCCGCACTGGACGCCGAGCGCTTCCTGGACGAAAAGGGCGCCTGA